The Cucumis melo cultivar AY chromosome 6, USDA_Cmelo_AY_1.0, whole genome shotgun sequence genome includes a region encoding these proteins:
- the LOC103490941 gene encoding general transcription and DNA repair factor IIH subunit TFB5 — MVNAIKGMFISCDVPMAQFIINYNASLPASHRFIIHILDNTHMFVQPHVADMIRNAISEFRDQISYEKPT, encoded by the exons ATGGTTAATGCTATTAAAGGGATGTTCATCTCCTG TGACGTACCTATGGCACAATTTATCATCAATTACAATGCCTCCTTGCCTGCATCCCATAGATTTATAATCCATATACTGGATAACACTCACATGTTTGTGCAACCCCATGTAGCTGACATGATTCGGAACGCCATCTCAGAATTTCGAGATCAGATTTCTTATGAGAAACCTACTTGA
- the LOC103490942 gene encoding probable nucleoredoxin 1: protein MAALDGAVPHPHFLHALFRSETQNYLLRNNGEKVEIEMLKGKTLGLYFSAAWCGQSQRFTPSLVEVYNELSSKANFEVIFVSADDDEKSFRKYFSKMPWLAVPFSDLERRDHLDSLFEVRGIPQLIILDKNGKFSTDSGVDFVLEFGAEGYPFTVDKITQLLNQEAVARMNESLRSIMVSSSRDFVITSKGEKVPVAELEGKVIGLYFSLSSYERCIAFTPKLVDAYEKLKAKGEKFEIVLIAIDQDEELYKEALRNVPWFALPFRDNRCDKLIRYFEVSTLPTLVIIGQDGKTLHSNVANAVAEHGFLPYPFTEEKFAELAKIEKAKEEAQTLESILVLGEHDYVIKNDETKIPVSNLVGKNILIYISADWCPPCRVFLPKLIETYHNVKKKDDNLEVIFISCDRDESSFKNMFSRMPWLAVPFDDQRKASIRRKFKVQVEGMPALISIGEDGRTVTDDAVELISNYGAKAYPFNAGRIEELKLEIEVMAKNWPQEVKHILHEEHPISLVSRQGYVCDGCEKDGRLWSYCCKKCNFDLHPRCALEKRPENQDEMEAWSCCG from the exons ATGGCCGCTCTCGACGGCGCCGTTCCCCATCCCCATTTTCTTCACGCTCTCTTCCGTTCTGAGACTCAGAACTACCTTCTCCGCAATAATGGCGAAAAG GTTGAGATTGAGATGCTAAAGGGAAAAACTCTTGGCTTGTACTTTTCAGCAGCTTGGTGTGGCCAATCTCAAAGATTCACCCCCTCTTTGGTGGAAGTGTATAATGAACTCTCTTCTAAAGCCAATTTTGAGGTCATTTTTGTGTCAGCTGATGATGATGAGAAgtcttttagaaaatatttctCTAAGATGCCATGGCTTGCTGTCCCATTTTCGGATTTAGAGAGAAGGGATCATTTGGATAGCTTGTTCGAAGTGAGGGGAATACCCCAACTCATAATCCTTGATAAGAATGGGAAATTTTCTACTGATAGTGGAGTCGATTTCGTACTAGAATTCGGAGCTGAGGGGTATCCTTTTACGGTGGATAAAATCACTCAATTGTTGAACCAAGAAGCAGTAGCCAGAATGAATGAATCCTTGAGATCTATCATGGTCTCTTCCTCACGTGATTTTGTAATAACATCTAAAGGAGAGAAA GTACCTGTAGCTGAGCTTGAAGGGAAGGTAATAGGTCTTTATTTTTCGTTGTCTTCATATGAACGATGTATAGCTTTTACACCAAAGCTTGTGGATGCTTATGAGAAACTGAAAGCGAAGGGGGAGAAATTTGAAATTGTGTTGATAGCCATTGATCAAGATGAAGAATTGTATAAAGAAGCTTTGAGAAACGTTCCTTGGTTTGCATTACCATTCAGAGATAATAGATGTGATAAGTTGATTCGATATTTTGAGGTTTCGACACTACCCACCTTGGTCATAATTGGACAAGATGGAAAAACTCTTCACTCTAATGTTGCTAATGCTGTCGCAGAACACGGTTTTCTACCGTATCCATTCACAGAAGAAAAGTTTGCAGAGCTTGCAAAGATTGAAAAGGCAAAAGAGGAAGCTCAAACTCTCGAGTCGATTTTAGTTTTGGGGGAGCATGATTATGTCATCAAGAATGATGAAACCAAG ATTCCGGTGTCGAATCTGGTGGGTAAGAACATCCTCATCTACATCTCAGCAGATTGGTGCCCACCATGTCGTGTATTTCTACCAAAACTGATTGAAACATATCACAATGTAAAGAAGAAGGATGACAATCTGGAAGTAATCTTCATTTCTTGCGATAGGGATGAGTCATCGTTCAAAAATATGTTCTCTAGAATGCCATGGTTGGCTGTTCCATTTGATGACCAAAGGAAAGCATCAATAAGGCGTAAATTCAAGGTTCAAGTGGAAGGAATGCCTGCACTCATTTCTATCGGAGAAGATGGGCGCACTGTGACAGATGATGCTGTTGAACTTATTTCAAATTATGGTGCTAAGGCTTATCCATTCAATGCTGGTAGAATTGAAGAGTTGAAGTTAGAAATTGAGGTGATGGCAAAGAATTGGCCGCAGGAGGTGAAGCATATACTCCATGAAGAACATCCAATTTCACTTGTGTCTCGACAAGGATATGTATGCGACGGATGCGAAAAGGACGGGCGTTTATGGTCGTACTGCTGCAAGAAGTGTAACTTTGATCTCCATCCCAGGTGTGCTTTGGAAAAGAGACCAGAAAACCAAGATGAGATGGAAGCATGGAGTTGTTGTGGTTGA
- the LOC103490943 gene encoding serine/threonine-protein kinase rio2 encodes MKLDVNALRYLSKDDFRVLTAVEMGMRNHEIVPSELVERIASLKHGGTYKVLKNLLKYKLLHHDSSKYDGFRLTYLGYDFLAIKTLVNRGVFVAVGRQIGVGKESDIFEVAKEDGTVLAMKLHRLGRISFRSVKSKRDYLRHRSSYNWLYLSRLAAVKEFAFMKALEEHGFPVPSAVDCNRHCVIMSLVEGYPLVQVKQLQNPDVVFETIIGLVVRLAEHGLIHCDFNEFNIMIDDDEKVTMIDFPQMVSVSHRNAQMYFDRDVECIFKFFRKRFNLTFHESVDDENDVEIDNDESVRPCFSSISKGVGSLDKELAASGFTRKDQEDIEKFIENGLEGDADSGGEEDEAEDTDGVEVEHLHISEEETLNGDENAERQRNHEACQIDVSENDSDSDNQEENENRISGNNSSEMRDNGGESRDENEDEELNKRLNKQRRRAIASASGGRKARSSRNTYKDKGRKSSNNSKIHKQISIW; translated from the exons ATGAAGCTGGACGTTAATGCCCTGCGCTATCTCTCAAAAGATGATTTTAGGGTTCTTACTGCTGTTGAGATGGGAATGCGGAAT CATGAAATTGTTCCTTCAGAACTTGTGGAACGTATAGCGTCTCTTAA GCACGGGGGCACTTACAAAGTTTTGAAGAATTTactcaaatataaattattgcACCACGACTCTTCTAAAT ATGATGGGTTTCGACTTACCTATCTTGGCTATGATTTTCTTGCAATCAAAACTTTGGTCAACCGTGGAGTGTTTGTGGCTGTTGGTCGACAAATTGGAGTTGGGAAAGAGTCTG ATATTTTTGAGGTTGCCAAAGAAGATGGTACCGTGCTTGCCATGAAGTTGCATAGACTCGGTAGAATATCTTTTAGGTCGGTTAAATCTAAGCGTGATTATTTGAGGCATCGCAGTAGTTACAATTGGCTTTACTTGTCTCGGCTTGCAGCAGTTAAAGAATTTGCATTCATGAAG GCTTTGGAAGAACATGGTTTTCCTGTTCCAAGTGCAGTAGACTGTAATAGGCACTGTGTCATTATGTCACTTGTTGAAGGTTATCCGCT GGTGCAGgtaaaacaattacaaaatcCAGATGTGGTTTTCGAAACGATCATTGGTCTCGTTGTTCGTCTAGCAGAACATGGACTCATTCATTGTGACTTCAACGAATTTAACATCATG ATTGATGATGATGAGAAGGTCACCATGATCGATTTTCCACAAATGGTTTCTGTCTCGCATCGTAATGCACAAAT GTACTTTGATCGTGATGTTGAATGCATCTTTAAGTTTTTCAGAAAAAG GTTTAACTTGACATTCCATGAGTCCGTGGATGATGAAAATGATGTAGAAATTGACAATGATGAAAGTGTAAGGCCTTGCTTTTCTTCGATATCTAAAGGTGTTGGAAGTTTAGACAAGGAACTTGCTGCCAGTGGGTTCACACGAAAGGATCAGGAAGACATCGAAAAG TTTATTGAAAATGGACTTGAGGGAGATGCAGATTCTGGCGGTGAAGAAGATGAAGCGGAGGACACTGATGGTGTGGAAGTGGAACATCTACACATTTCAGAGGAG gAAACTTTGAATGGTGATGAAAATGCAGAGCGTCAAAGGAATCATGAAGCATGTCAGATCGATGTGTCTGAGAATGACTCAGATTCAGAT AAccaagaagaaaatgaaaacagAATCTCCGGGAATAACTCAAGTGAAATG AGGGACAATGGAGGTGAGTCCAGAGATGAAAATGAAGACGAAGAACTGAACAAACGATTGAACAAGCAGAGAAGACGTGCCATAGCATCGGCCAGTGGAGGAAGAAAGGCTCGTTCTTCTCGAAACACATATAAAGACAAAGGTAGAAAGTCTTCTAATAATTCCAAGATCCATAAACAAATCAGCATCTGGTGA